A window of the Phragmites australis chromosome 20, lpPhrAust1.1, whole genome shotgun sequence genome harbors these coding sequences:
- the LOC133902067 gene encoding DNA topoisomerase 6 subunit B isoform X2 yields the protein MDTAGDAATGGGGAVPGETKKKPPTAAAKGKSTGKGKASPKASPADKESSLLKQKSPAEFFAENKNIAGFDNPGKSLYTTMRELVENALDSAESISELPDIEITIEEITKSKFNTMIGLVDRERVDEALYDDFESAKAREKRLAKEARFQETQAKNASLGKKVKDAPAFRGKGRGEAAFFKVTCKDNGRGMPHDDIPNMLGRVLSGTKYGLRQTRGKFGLGAKMALIWSKMSTGLPIEIKSSMKGQNYISFCRLDIDIHKENKNQWHGAEIQVIIEGNWATHRSKILHYMRQMAVITPYAQFLFRFLSDAADKNLTIRFARRTDIMPPVPLQTKHHPSAVDILLIKRLIAETTKQNLLQFLQHEFVNISKLHAERLIGEMGPDFSPKMTVKSLTSQQLVRIHQLFRQAKFDDPSGNCLSPAGEYNLRLGIIKELHPDMVATHASSPQVFEGHPFIVEAGISMGGKDVKQGLNIFRFANRIPLLFEQGADVITRTALKRINWSSYKINQQQDKIGVFVSIVSTKIPFKGTGKEYIGDDITEISSAVKSALKQCCLQLKSKIVKKLQARERQDRKRNLNRYIPDVARAIMETLVEIADDSPPKRPRYDKEDEELLEKVNSQEVTDKTFRDCLMQHVEQVDYEMALDYAMQSGVSEEPREAIYLNSLEGSYKFVDLQGPVFIFRFIP from the exons ATGGACACCGCCGGCGACGCAGCCACCGGCGGCGGTGGAGCGGTCCCTGGGGAGACCAAGAAGAAGCCTCCCACTGCGGCGGCCAAGGGGAAGTCGACGGGGAAGGGGAAGGCCAGCCCCAAGGCGTCGCCCGCAGACAAGGAGAGCAGCCTCCTCAAGCAGA AATCGCCCGCCGAGTTCTTCGCCGAGAACAAGAACATTGCCGGGTTTGACAAT CCTGGCAAATCCTTGTACACCACGATGCGGGAGCTAGTTGAGAACGCCCTTGATTCGGCTGAGTCCATCTCTGAGCTCCCTGACATAGAAATTACAAT AGAAGAGATAACTAAGAGCAAGTTCAACACAATGATAGGGCTAGTTGATCGAGAGCGTGTTGATGAAGCACTCTATGATGATTTTGAATCAGCTAAGGCTCGTGAG AAACGCCTAGCCAAGGAAGCACGTTTCCAAGAAACTCAAGCTAAAAATGCTTCTCTTGGGAAGAAAGTTAAGGATGCTCCAGCTTTTCGAGGAAAAGGCCGGGGTGAGGCTGCATTTTTCAAAGTGACTTGCAAG GATAACGGTCGAGGTATGCCACATGATGATATACCAAATATGCTTGGGAGAG TTTTGTCGGGCACAAAATATGGTTTGAGGCAAACGCGTGGAAAATTTGGACTTGGTGCTAAAATG GCACTTATATGGTCAAAAATGAGCACGGGACTTCCTATTGAAATTAAGTCATCGATGAAAGGCCAGAACTATATTTCCTTCTGTCGCCTGGATATAGATATTCATAA GGAGAACAAAAATCAATGGCATGGGGCAGAGATTCAAGTTATAATTGAGGGAAATTGGGCTACACATCGT TCAAAGATCCTCCATTATATGCGTCAGATGGCTGTCATCACACCATATGCTCAATTCCTTTTTAGATTTCTATCTGATGCAGCAGA CAAAAATTTGACGATAAGGTTTGCACGACGGACAGACATTATGCCTCCTGTTCCGCTTCAAACAAAGCACCACCCATCTGCTGTTGATATATTACTGATAAAGCGCTTAATTGCCGAGACTACAAAGCAAAATCTTTTGCAGTTTCTGCAACACGAATTTGTGAATATAAGCAAATTGCACGCTGAACGTTTAATTG GGGAGATGGGACCTGATTTTAGTCCAAAAATGACAGTTAAGAGCCTTACATCGCAGCAATTAGTTCGGATACATCAATTATTTCGGCAGGCTAAGTTTGATGATCCCAGTGGCAAT TGTCTTAGTCCTGCAGGGGAATATAACTTACGCCTAGGTATCATAAAAGAGCTACACCCTGATATGGTTGCAACACATGCAAGCAG TCCTCAGGTTTTTGAAGGGCATCCGTTTATTGTTGAAGCTGGGATAAGCATGGGTGGAAAAGATGTCAAACAA GGTCTAAATATTTTTAGGTTTGCAAACAGAATACCACTTCTTTTTGAACAAGGTGCTGATGTCATCACAAGAACtgctctaaaaaggatcaa TTGGAGCAGCTACAAAATTAATCAGCAGCAAGATAAGATTGGTGTCTTTGTGAGCATTGTAAGTACAAAGATACCCTTTAAAGGAACTGGAAAGGAGTACATCGGGGATGACATAACTGAAATATCAAGTGCTGTTAAG TCAGCCCTTAAGCAGTGCTGTCTTCAACTGAAGTCAAAGATTGTGAAGAAACTTCAGGCTCGTGAGCGACAGGACAGGAAAAGAAACCTGAACAG ATATATTCCTGATGTTGCAAGAGCGATTATGGAGACTCTGGTAGAAATTGCTGATGACTCTCCCCCAAAAAGGCCACGCTATGATAAGGAAGATGAGGAACTCCTTGAGAAGGTGAATTCTCAGGAGGTGACAGATAAGACCTTCAGAGATTGCTTAATGCAGCATGTTGAACAG GTTGATTATGAAATGGCGCTGGACTACGCCATGCAGAGCGGAGTAAGCGAGGAGCCCCGTGAAGCAATATATTTGAACTCACTCGAAGGATCCTACAAGTTTGTCGACTTGCAGGGTCCTGTCTTCATATTCAGATTTATTCCATGA
- the LOC133902067 gene encoding DNA topoisomerase 6 subunit B isoform X1 yields the protein MDTAGDAATGGGGAVPGETKKKPPTAAAKGKSTGKGKASPKASPADKESSLLKQKSPAEFFAENKNIAGFDNPGKSLYTTMRELVENALDSAESISELPDIEITIEEITKSKFNTMIGLVDRERVDEALYDDFESAKAREKRLAKEARFQETQAKNASLGKKVKDAPAFRGKGRGEAAFFKVTCKDNGRGMPHDDIPNMLGRVLSGTKYGLRQTRGKFGLGAKMALIWSKMSTGLPIEIKSSMKGQNYISFCRLDIDIHKNVPHVHLHEKRENKNQWHGAEIQVIIEGNWATHRSKILHYMRQMAVITPYAQFLFRFLSDAADKNLTIRFARRTDIMPPVPLQTKHHPSAVDILLIKRLIAETTKQNLLQFLQHEFVNISKLHAERLIGEMGPDFSPKMTVKSLTSQQLVRIHQLFRQAKFDDPSGNCLSPAGEYNLRLGIIKELHPDMVATHASSPQVFEGHPFIVEAGISMGGKDVKQGLNIFRFANRIPLLFEQGADVITRTALKRINWSSYKINQQQDKIGVFVSIVSTKIPFKGTGKEYIGDDITEISSAVKSALKQCCLQLKSKIVKKLQARERQDRKRNLNRYIPDVARAIMETLVEIADDSPPKRPRYDKEDEELLEKVNSQEVTDKTFRDCLMQHVEQVDYEMALDYAMQSGVSEEPREAIYLNSLEGSYKFVDLQGPVFIFRFIP from the exons ATGGACACCGCCGGCGACGCAGCCACCGGCGGCGGTGGAGCGGTCCCTGGGGAGACCAAGAAGAAGCCTCCCACTGCGGCGGCCAAGGGGAAGTCGACGGGGAAGGGGAAGGCCAGCCCCAAGGCGTCGCCCGCAGACAAGGAGAGCAGCCTCCTCAAGCAGA AATCGCCCGCCGAGTTCTTCGCCGAGAACAAGAACATTGCCGGGTTTGACAAT CCTGGCAAATCCTTGTACACCACGATGCGGGAGCTAGTTGAGAACGCCCTTGATTCGGCTGAGTCCATCTCTGAGCTCCCTGACATAGAAATTACAAT AGAAGAGATAACTAAGAGCAAGTTCAACACAATGATAGGGCTAGTTGATCGAGAGCGTGTTGATGAAGCACTCTATGATGATTTTGAATCAGCTAAGGCTCGTGAG AAACGCCTAGCCAAGGAAGCACGTTTCCAAGAAACTCAAGCTAAAAATGCTTCTCTTGGGAAGAAAGTTAAGGATGCTCCAGCTTTTCGAGGAAAAGGCCGGGGTGAGGCTGCATTTTTCAAAGTGACTTGCAAG GATAACGGTCGAGGTATGCCACATGATGATATACCAAATATGCTTGGGAGAG TTTTGTCGGGCACAAAATATGGTTTGAGGCAAACGCGTGGAAAATTTGGACTTGGTGCTAAAATG GCACTTATATGGTCAAAAATGAGCACGGGACTTCCTATTGAAATTAAGTCATCGATGAAAGGCCAGAACTATATTTCCTTCTGTCGCCTGGATATAGATATTCATAA AAATGTCCCTCATGTTCATTTGCATGAGAAAAGGGAGAACAAAAATCAATGGCATGGGGCAGAGATTCAAGTTATAATTGAGGGAAATTGGGCTACACATCGT TCAAAGATCCTCCATTATATGCGTCAGATGGCTGTCATCACACCATATGCTCAATTCCTTTTTAGATTTCTATCTGATGCAGCAGA CAAAAATTTGACGATAAGGTTTGCACGACGGACAGACATTATGCCTCCTGTTCCGCTTCAAACAAAGCACCACCCATCTGCTGTTGATATATTACTGATAAAGCGCTTAATTGCCGAGACTACAAAGCAAAATCTTTTGCAGTTTCTGCAACACGAATTTGTGAATATAAGCAAATTGCACGCTGAACGTTTAATTG GGGAGATGGGACCTGATTTTAGTCCAAAAATGACAGTTAAGAGCCTTACATCGCAGCAATTAGTTCGGATACATCAATTATTTCGGCAGGCTAAGTTTGATGATCCCAGTGGCAAT TGTCTTAGTCCTGCAGGGGAATATAACTTACGCCTAGGTATCATAAAAGAGCTACACCCTGATATGGTTGCAACACATGCAAGCAG TCCTCAGGTTTTTGAAGGGCATCCGTTTATTGTTGAAGCTGGGATAAGCATGGGTGGAAAAGATGTCAAACAA GGTCTAAATATTTTTAGGTTTGCAAACAGAATACCACTTCTTTTTGAACAAGGTGCTGATGTCATCACAAGAACtgctctaaaaaggatcaa TTGGAGCAGCTACAAAATTAATCAGCAGCAAGATAAGATTGGTGTCTTTGTGAGCATTGTAAGTACAAAGATACCCTTTAAAGGAACTGGAAAGGAGTACATCGGGGATGACATAACTGAAATATCAAGTGCTGTTAAG TCAGCCCTTAAGCAGTGCTGTCTTCAACTGAAGTCAAAGATTGTGAAGAAACTTCAGGCTCGTGAGCGACAGGACAGGAAAAGAAACCTGAACAG ATATATTCCTGATGTTGCAAGAGCGATTATGGAGACTCTGGTAGAAATTGCTGATGACTCTCCCCCAAAAAGGCCACGCTATGATAAGGAAGATGAGGAACTCCTTGAGAAGGTGAATTCTCAGGAGGTGACAGATAAGACCTTCAGAGATTGCTTAATGCAGCATGTTGAACAG GTTGATTATGAAATGGCGCTGGACTACGCCATGCAGAGCGGAGTAAGCGAGGAGCCCCGTGAAGCAATATATTTGAACTCACTCGAAGGATCCTACAAGTTTGTCGACTTGCAGGGTCCTGTCTTCATATTCAGATTTATTCCATGA
- the LOC133901699 gene encoding small ribosomal subunit protein cS22-like, which produces MATTISSLITPPALHRRCRGPASAPASLSFRAVAAPRVRRWPVALRVAASSAVLEAPEEVAARKLYVGNIPRTVTNDEFRDMFAEHGTVERAEVMYDKYTNRSRRFGFVTMSTAEEANAAVESLNGTEVGGRTIKVNVTESFLPNIDRSAPEPEPVFVDSQYKVYVGNLAKTVTTEVLKNFFSEKGQILSATVSRVPGTSKSKGFGFVTFSSEEEVEAAVATFNNAELEGQPIRVNRA; this is translated from the exons ATGGCGACCACCATTTCGTCTCTCATAACCCCTCCGGCcctccaccgccgctgccgtgGCCCCGCCTCCGCCCCAGCCTCCCTCTCCTTCCGTGCCGTTGCGGCGCCGCGGGTGAGGCGCTGGCCGGTTGCGCTGCGGgtggccgcctcctccgcggtgCTGGAGGCgccggaggaggtggcggcgcggAAGCTCTACGTGGGCAACATCCCCAGAACCGTCACCAACGACGAGTTCCGCGACATGTTCGCCGAGCACGGCACCGTCGAGCGTGCGGAG GTTATGTATGACAAGTACACCAATCGCAGCCGGCGGTTTGGGTTTGTCACTATGAGCACGGCGGAGGAGGCTAACGCTGCAGTTGAGAGTCTCAATGGCACC GAGGTTGGAGGTAGAACGATTAAAGTGAACGTGACAGAGAGCTTCTTGCCTAACATTGATCGATCGGCTCCAGAACCAGAGCCTGTATTTGTGGACAGTCAGTACAAGGTTTATGTTGGTAATCTTGCAAAGACTGTAACAACGGAAGTTCTTAAAAACTTCTTCTCTGAAAAGGGGCAGATCCTCAGCGCCACAGTCTCCCGTGTTCCTGGGACTTCAAAGTCCAAGGGATTCGGCTTTGTCACCTTTTCTTCAGAGGAAGAAGTTGAAGCTGCGGTTGCTACTTTTAATAATGCG GAATTGGAAGGGCAACCCATTCGTGTGAATAGAGCTTAG
- the LOC133901698 gene encoding rhodanese-like domain-containing protein 9, chloroplastic codes for MAALGLSTAFSPPRGSWVAVRIRQGASNPARSYLSPGRRRRTSCAAVVRAEVSFVGGDEAKRLVTEEGYTVLDIRDSRQHERAHIKSSTHVPLFIENQDNDIGTIVKRQLHNNFAGLFFGLPFTKLNPDFAQTVKENFSPDSKLLVVCQEGLRSAAAADALEREGFQNIACITSGLQKVKPGTFESVGKSELENAGKAGLVTIQGKISVVLGTILISAYLFITFFPDQAEKLFELAGVSL; via the exons ATGGCAGCTCTTGGTCTATCTACCGCTTTCTCTCCTCCCAG AGGTTCCTGGGTAGCTGTCAGGATCAGGCAGGGTGCTAGTAATCCTGCAAGGAGCTACTTGTCCccagggagaaggaggagaacgTCCTGCGCCGCCGTCGTTCGGGCCGAGGTGAGCTTCGTCGGCGGCGACGAGGCGAAGAGGCTCGTCACCGAGGAGGGGTACACGGTGCTGGACATCAGGGACAGTAGGCAGCACGAGAGGGCGCACATCAAGTCCTCCACCCATGTGCCCCTCTTCATCGAGAACCAAGACAACGACATTG GGACGATCGTGAAGCGGCAGTTGCACAACAACTTTGCCGGGCTGTTCTTCGGGCTGCCCTTCACCAAGCTCAACCCTGACTTCGCACAGACGGTGAAGGAGAATTTCTCACCGGACAGCAAGCTGCTGGTTGTCTGCCAGGAAGGGCTCAG gtcagcagcagctgcagatgCACTGGAGAGAGAAGGCTTCCAAAATATTGCATGCATCACATCAGGTCTTCAAAAAGTGAAACCAG GAACGTTTGAGTCCGTCGGGAAAAGCGAGCTGGAGAACGCGGGGAAAGCCGGCCTTGTGACCATCCAAGGGAAGATTTCAGTAGTTCTTGGGACTATACTGATAA GTGCCTACCTGTTTATAACATTCTTCCCGGACCAGGCTGAGAAGCTCTTTGAGTTGGCTGGTGTCAGTTTGTGA